The following are encoded together in the Budorcas taxicolor isolate Tak-1 chromosome 4, Takin1.1, whole genome shotgun sequence genome:
- the PON2 gene encoding serum paraoxonase/arylesterase 2 isoform X2, giving the protein MNIEGLKYPGLHSFAPDKPGGILMMDLNEENPRALELRISRGFNLASFNPHGISTFIDSDDTVYLFVVNHPEFKNTVEIFKFEEEENSLLHLKTIKHELLPSVNDVIAVGPEHFYATNDHYFSDPFLKYLETYLNLRWTNVVYYSPNEVKVVAEGFDSANGINISPDKKYIYVADILAHEIHVLEKHPNMNLTQLKVLKLDTLVDNLSIDPSSGDVLVGCHPNGQKLFVYDPKNPPSSEVLRIQNILSEKPTVTTVYANNGSVLQGSSVASVYDKKLLIGTLYHRALYCEL; this is encoded by the exons atgaacattgag GGTCTAAAATATCCAGGCCTCCACAGTTTTGCACCAGATAAGCCTGGAGGAATACTAATGATGGATCTAAATGAAGAAAACCCAAGGGCACTGGAATTAAGAATCAGCCGTGGATTTAATTTGGCTTCATTTAATCCACATGGTATCAGCACTTTCATAGACAGTG aTGACACCGTTTATCTCTTTGTTGTAAACCACCCAGAATTCAAGAATAcagtagaaatttttaaatttgaagaggaagaaaattctCTTTTGCATCTAAAAACTATCAAACATGAGCTTCTTCCAAG tgTGAATGATGTCATAGCTGTTGGACCAGAACATTTCTATGCTACCAATGACCACTATTTCTCTGATCCTTTCTTAAAGTATTTGGAAACATACTTGAACTTACGCTGGACAAATGTTGTTTACTACAGTCCCAATGAAGTTAAAGTGGTAGCAGAAGGATTCGATTCAGCAAATGGGATCAATATTTCACCTGATAAAAA GTACATCTATGTTGCTGATATATTGGCTCATGAAATTCATGTTTTGGAAAAGCACCCTAatatgaatttaactcagttgaag GTACTCAAGTTGGATACCCTGGTGGATAACTTATCTATTGACCCTTCCTCGGGGGATGTCTTGGTGGGCTGTCACCCCAACGGCCAGAAGCTCTTCGTGTATGACCCGAAGAATCCTCCCTCGTCAGAG GTTCTCCGCATCCAGAATATTTTATCTGAGAAGCCTACGGTGACTACAGTTTATGCCAACAACGGATCTGTTCTCCAGGGAAGTTCTGTGGCCTCCGTGTATGACAAGAAGCTGCTCATAGGCACTTTATACCACAGAGCCCTATACTGTGAGCTCTAG